The Thermosynechococcus sp. HN-54 DNA segment TATTGCGGAGCTGGTGCTCTTTTTCGTGGCTCAGGGAGCGGCTAACAAAGGGAATAATGGGCTGGCACTGCCCCTGTTGGCCACCTACAGTTTGCTGTCGGGCTACACGCTCTCCGGGTTGATTGCCCTCGCCCTCAGTAAGGTGGGCATTATGGGAATTATCATTGCCGCTGCTGGTTGTGGCATCACATTTATGGCCGCCAGTCCGATTGGCTCTAATCTCTCGGAGCGCGACGGCTTTGCCCTTGCCAAGACGGTACAACTAGGGATTATTGCCCTGCTGGTGGTGCTGGTTCTCCAGTTAGTCTTCAGCTTCTTTGGTGTCTTTACACCCACGTTTCTGGAAATTGCGATTTCTGGCATCGGTGTCGTGCTCTTTGTGGGGGCTGCGGTGGTGGACTTCTTTGTCCTGCCGCGGACATACCGCGATGATCAGTATCTCGCTGCTGCCCTTTCGATGTACCTCACCTACATCAACCTATTCATCTTTATCCTGCGGTTGCTCATTGCTCTCAATCGCAGTCGCTAAAACAGCAGGTGACATTGGGCATGATCCCGTAAGAGGTGGTCGCAGAGAACTAGAGCCACCATTGCTTCGACCATCGGCACTGCCCGTGGTAGCACACAGGGATCATGCCGCCCTTTGGCTGCAAGGATGGTTTCCTCGCCAGCTTGATTAACGGTTTTTTGCGGTTGACCAAGGGTTGCGGTCGGCTTAAAGGCGACCCGCAGGATAATGTTTTCACCATTGGAAATCCCCCCCTGAACACCGCCAGAGCGGTTGGTACGGGTACGAATTCGCCCCTGTGCATCGGTATAAAACTCATCGTTGTGCTCTTTGCCAGTGAGCAGGGTACCGGCAAACCCAGAGCCAATTTCAAAGCCCTTACTGGCGGGCAGCGACATCACGCCCTTGGCGAGATCGGCTTCCAGTTTGTCAAAAACGGGTGACCCCAAGCCCACAGGCACATTGCGAACCACGCACTCAATGACGCCACCAATGGAGTTGGCCTGCCGCCGAATCTCATC contains these protein-coding regions:
- a CDS encoding Bax inhibitor-1 family protein, whose translation is MSSTSNFQEAIREARSSAIVGGNVIRNALPFVGGGLILTAIGSWGGLGIISAAPQLFMPTFIVAIIAELVLFFVAQGAANKGNNGLALPLLATYSLLSGYTLSGLIALALSKVGIMGIIIAAAGCGITFMAASPIGSNLSERDGFALAKTVQLGIIALLVVLVLQLVFSFFGVFTPTFLEIAISGIGVVLFVGAAVVDFFVLPRTYRDDQYLAAALSMYLTYINLFIFILRLLIALNRSR